The window GCCAGATGAAACGCATCATCTGCCAGGTTTCTATCTCAAATCCTAACACCCCAGCAAACCAAACCACGTAATAGTAATCCCAAAACCTACATGTTGACAATTTCTTCAGTTTTGTTCGACAGGCCTACTAATCTCAGAAGTTGCTCTTACTGATTACTCTCAAAATTATCTAAAACTGAAGTTATGgacaaatttaatttctcgCGCTGCTCTTCCTCGCTTAGTGGAAATGTAGCCTACCGTTGTAGGTATGTAGCCTATTTACCTTCAGTTGTAAGCCCTCAATCAGCACAACAGTCACCATGTCGTTCACCCTTATTTGATTCGTCGGAAATACGAAAAGCTAAGTTTTAATGGGATTTTCCCAGCATCGCTTGCAATTTCCTCAGCAGCTGCACGGCAGAAAATCTCggcggtgacgcaggtgtttATGCCCGGCTCCCAGTCTTATCACATCTGGTGCCTGGCTGTGGAAAAGATTGATCATTTCTAGTAGGTCGTAGGAGGATGGTTTCTGATATGAAAgctttaaatcaaattttgtgACGAACAATGAGCTTTGTGAGATAATGTAACATGAAAGCTGCTTCAAACGCAGTAAAATTACTCTACATGGGTATAAAAACTAGGAAATATTGTCATGACTGGCATTCCTAAGTTAAAGCAAGAAAGTTCACACAACTGAGCATGTACCAATACAAGTTCACGTCGTAGTtttagtaaaaaaacaaaataaacaaatactttttaactttttatcgTTCTATTAAGCAAACTAAAAACATATTCTGAGTCAAATTTCTGTAACTAGATTATGAAACAGATACATAGAGCTATGGGCTCTTGTTTAGAATCTTCAATTAACGTTATTAACTTTTATTGGCTTAAATGCCAGAAGCAAACGTTTAGTATAATTTAATTGTTGTCAAGTTTTATCtgaatttctgttttttttttattacaacttTAATTTTCTAATGTTTCTCAGCtcaaaaatgttgattttacaAGACTTGAAACGTGTTAAATCAACGGAAAATTTGAAGCCGCGATATTCGCAGAACAGGTAGAGGATGTGTTGACGTATTCAAAATGTATAGGTGCATCTATTTTGCTGAGCTCCCTATACAAATTTCcatatttcaatttaatgaGTAACTACCTATCTGTAGCAGCAAAGTAAAAGGTAGCATAGAAAAAATGAGCCGAAACGACATCAGTAATAATAAATGCGTTAATACAAATGACCAAACAATGTTTTGTCGTTATACCCTACCCAAGGACTGACAATTAATTCGTATCAGTTTTGGAGCATTCCACGCCATTTCTAACTACTGTACTGTACTACGGTAGGGTAATGAGTTATCTTTAAAGTGCGAGAGCCAACACCGTAGGTATGTTTTGTCTAACAGTCACACCGCAAACCACATCGTTAAATGTATATCTGTCACAGGCGGCCCGGACTACACACAGTGAATACGTTGATGACAACTGACGTCATAACCAAACGAAGTTGATTTCAAGGTATCAAGCTTGAGCGTTTATAGACATGCACAATAAAGTTACAATAGCATATTATAATAGAAATCTAGCTTTTAAACCAGCACAGTGGGCAATAAAATACAGGTAAAAGCAACATTCAAGTGATTCTAGTtgtaatactgtactgtacttaaAACAGTAATACTCATAGCAAGGAATAACCTAAAAGGTCGACCTATTCAACATAAACATGTAACTAAACCAGCTTGCTTATTTATTCGACTGTTCTGAGACTAATTCGGTCAACGCGCGCTGCATGACAGTGTTGGCGACGCAAGCCGTAACTTGGTCGGTTTCGGAAGCATTGAGATCTTCAGCGTGGTGTAATAATTCCTCTACTGACGACGCGAGGTCACGTGATGGTTCAGAATCAGAGCAACCTCCAGGATGAATGCGTTTCGTCGTGAAAAAATACATCGGTTTGCGCAGATTGAGTACTGAATGTACAGGCGTGTTAGCGCCATCTACCGCTTGTAATTCATCGCTTGCACTTGATTCCTGCGAGGATTGGTCGGGCGATGACGTGGTTTCTGTTAGTTCCGAAGTCATAATGGGGGCAGGTAAAGAACACTGGACTACTGAACTACTTTGAAAACTGATCTGAGTAGATTCAGCTTCAGTTTGAGCAACCACTGCAGAATCAAGCGTTGTAACGGGTGGCCTTGGTATCTCTTGGTTGAAAGATATAATCTGTGCTTCGTTGTTAGCATTTTGTGGCATCAACTCTTCGTTGCCACCAGCTGTCGATATTCCTTCGACGAACATGGATGCACCGGGGCGTGCTTCTTCATTGTCACTTGCATCTGAGAAATAAGTAAACAACGCATTTCCATTGGTTACTATTGTGGcttttgttatatttaaaGATCTATGTTGATAAAAAGGACAGAACTGCTTTATATGTGGTAGATGGCGGTATAAGCTCTTATCACATTACCAGTGAAATATAATCACTAAGAAGGCCAGAAATATCGGTACaatcttaattttaaaattgctaTTTGCGAattaagaaaacatttttatgaaaaaggCTTTAaccttttgtttaaaaacttaccTTCTCCGTCACTGCCCtcgtttgtgacgtcacaacgtGGATCACTCTGCGCGGTTGGGTTCAAACGATTCGAAAAGAAAATCGAACGCTTCGATGGTTTGAAGTGATCCGAGCGTTTCCAAGGGTGGCGCTGGCAGTGGCTGAAAGGCAAACATCATTTTACATGAAATCGAGCATAACCAGGACACGGGCGCAAGTTtaagaaacacaaaacatttcagACGGAATCATGGCGCGTTGATTTTAACGGGGGAAACACTCTGTCAGCAAAGCACACGGTTATGGCGCCACACAAGGCGGAAAAATCGTGAATGCGCCACGTGGCCTCATTCAACCGCACCTGTGAAACCTGACAATTTTAAACATCTCGATGTCATGGTGATAAATTGTGTATGTGATGTAACAAGAAAGATAGATAGATATTAGTTGAACTGTAGAGGACCAGAGCGAACTTATCCAAACTTAGATTATTTAGGGTCGTAGTGGGCCAAGGCCGTGGTGAATCCCTGCAGCCATCCGTAATCTTCGACATATGTTTAACTAAAAATGGCGCAGGAAGATGTGACACCAATCGGGGGCCCACACGTGATGAGGTCGCCATCTGGAGGATATATTCAACGTGTTTCGTGGAATAGGAAAAATCTATCGgattacaagaacttaacacTCTGCCGTCTCTGGCCACTGGGTGTTGACAAGCGACTATCGATCTAAACGAGGCCGCACAGAAACCAAACTCCACCAACCAATCTAGTTATTTTGCAGAAGACGAAGTTGTGCTTTGCCAAAGCAAAATGAACGAATTTTCTTCGTACGCTATGAAACTTAATTATGTCCTGGATCTCGTCGGAGCAAATACAACTAGACAAAAGATTGCcggttaaaattaaaacatgtcaCCAATTTGGTTACTTTGAAAGTTTGGgcattattttgattttgaataAAACGTTCAAATATTATTACTTGACATTTCAAATATATTATTCGACGTTATAATCAATCCCCATACGTCATTACAATCTCATACAGCCACCTTTAACtcgtaaaataaaattagaaattattAAGTCGAACAAGTGTCGTGAGTACTCcttatgtttaatttttgtactGTATTTCAAAAGATAATTAATCAGTTAACATTACTGTTATCAACTGTTTTACTGTTTGTTGAGTGTGGATGATTGGAGTGAAATTCTTGCCTTTTCCAGTTTAAACTGGCAATTTTCAGGTGACGCAACAGTAAAGAAGTGTTCACAATACAAAATTGACGTCCTTATTTAAACAGTAAGCTACCTTCTGAAAGGCTCAATAGAAAAGTCAAATGTAGCTCACAAACCCAGGGCTTTTGATGGACAAAGGCGCCTTAGACCAAAAAAGAGGAAAAAGTCACCAACATTTCAGCTCGTCTTTTATAAACGTCTTTAATAAGAGTGTCTTGTTACTGCCACGAAAAGCATCCTACAAAAGCCTGATAAACTAGAGAGCTTTATCTCTGGGCTTCAGAGcttaaaacgtcacaatacATTGAATGTTTCGTCATAATTACAGTTTGTGTCGTAATCAAGTATTgatagaattgaaaaggctgGTTCTACTTGCTGTAAGTCACCGTGAAGAAATATTTCTATGTTAAGATGAATTCGTAAAGGGCTCGGTGGGCTCACCCATGACAACGGTCCCGATTTAGGTAACTCGGGGGCTTACAGGGTTGCTATTTTAGCAAGCCCCGCAAATAAATTTGACTTTTTCACAAATTGTACCTTATTCATGCAATGCCATATGCGATTGTTAAGGACCATGTGATTATGTAAAGTGATTAGGTAAATTTAGTCTACGTCAAGTAGGGGATATCTGCGTGAAATCAAAGGTTACGCAGTcggcttaaaaatgcacaatgACTAAGCTGTAAAAATGCATCACGTGAAACGACTTGGTTCTCAGTAAAAACCGTGGGCGGAAGCTAAATTTAGCAGCAAAAAGATTGTTTTTGTCGGTTGGACGTGACTGTGTTAAAATAGTATAACGTTAATGACAATGGGCGTTAAAAACAACAGGTCATTGTAATTTGGAAATTAGAAGGCGGCAGATTGGCAAATATGtgctaaaaatattgaaaaaaaattcaattttcaattCGTAATCCGCACAAATAAGCGCTTCGGTTACCTCGTTGTTAATTTTAGTTAAAACTTGTCCGCCAACTTTATTACTACGAAAAATACAGTATTTCCATATGCAATTAGAAGAACCTTTCTTGTTTATACCGCAGCGTTTCACTCACCTGACGCAATTTCCCTGGAGCCAGGTATCTATTGACCTGAAGTGATACTCCATGCTGTGGTAACTTGTACTTTCAAATTTGTAGGAATCGAAAACCTAGACAAGAAGAAAAACCCGACTTTATCGTAAAGTGTTTTCCCCTATGCAAATAAGCTTGGCAATTTGAGTTGAATTTTGATTGTGACGTACGCCGAACCATTGGAGCCTGACGTGTTTCGCAACGTGGCAAGTGCATTTGGCGGTCTCGGGTAACCGTAAATGGGAAAAATTACGTAACCTCtagaattttttgttaagaCTTTGGTTCAAAAGTATCAAAATTTGGAGATGAGTTTCAGCTTTCGTTGGAAAATCTACAACACGAAAGCCTAGCAACAGCCTTAAGAACAGCAAACGGATAAAGGTAATCTATCTTTAGACCAACATGCAcaggaaatttttgaaaaattgtggAGTTTCTTTCACCCTTTCTGCTATCTTTGACCACGTTTCCGGATCAACGAACTGAGCCGTCTATGACGTCGAAAAGGGCGATGCGTGTGGCGCAACAAACGTCACAATGACCACGTGGTTTATTCTCCCAGTGGCAACGAAGCGGTGCTGTTCCCATGGTAGCGTAAACAACAAAAGCGCGCCAAAATAATCGGATCACACGTCACAAAGAGAAGGGAAACCATTTGTATGACAACGTGACTAAATATTAAGTGCCGGACGGCATTCAAAAAGTCGCGCTCCTGAAAAGGTGACGGTTACCTGTATCCGGCCTTTGTGCCAGCGAGCCCCAATCGTCTTGTGCCCGTCACCCAACCAAACCTCAACGTGAACCATGTCGTGTGGTTGTCGGCGCACTGCAGAAACAGATAACGCTTTAATACAGCTAAATTAGTGTTAGTAACACGAGGTTTCGAATGCGATTTGCTGGAAAATTTATTTCCAATCTCTCGATAAAATAGCATTAATTATGACACGGCTTTCAATTCAAATAGTAGATACTGTGTTACTTTTTTCGTTGAAGTAAACAGCCGATATGAAGACGAGGTCCCCAGGTTTCATGTCTTGTTCGTTTTCGACAACGATGGGCAGGGTATCGAGCATGTACGCCTGGTTCCATGGACCGACACGAAACCCGAAGTCTTTGCTCAGGTCTCGAAGTGCGCGTCTGACCAAGCCGCAACAGTCGAGAAAGATACTGGAGTTGTAAGCGGCGGCTGGAAAAATGAGGTTTGTTCAGCAAATACGATTAAGAAGTACGTATTCGGGATAGTTAAACATTGACATCGTCGTAAAAATACCACAATTCGTCATGAAAGTTTTAACCTCTAGCTGACCACATTTTTTCGGGTAAATTTTTCCAACCATATCGGGTTACAATTAGCGGTTTTCAAGTTTTACTCGCGGCGTGGTTGGCGCGCGGGTTCAAACAACGGCGCATGTCGATGCGGAAGCGTTGGCGCTTCGCCTTACAACATCCTATTCGCGCCGTAACGTGAAACTTCAGTTTCCTGAAAACTAGTTCTCTTAATGCATGAAAAACGTGGTCGATGTATAACGTGCCGGGAGTAAATCATTTATCGTTAGAATGGACTCGAAAGCTTTAAGAAAACGTCTTGTTTCATATTTCAACTAAAGTTGTAGATGTGTCCACGCCAAAAGTAATGGCGTTGCagcattttacaaaaaattaagtaGTTGCACGCAAATAATCTATTTGACAATTTCATTATCGACTGCACCTCAACCGACGTTTACACTGACACATGCTCCGGTTTACGGCAAACATCGAAAAGACAACATTTCTTGTCAAACGCGAATAACAAACGACCTCGCGCTCGTAAGTTGTAGCAGCGGTTTCCTTCCTGGATTACGCACTAAAGTGCATCTCTCTATCCCAGAGCATTGTATTCTGTTGGAGGGTTCGCGTCGAAACAGCTGCGAGCATTCAATCCGCGGCAAGTTAATTCATCACAGATATCAATGCTCGCGTTGGAAAACGCCATCAGGGAAAGAGAGATGGAAGATCAGTGGTCGTTTTCCAATGCGCCCGAGATGCTGTTATCAGTAAAGTGCCAAAACCGCAACATTTTAATCGCACAATAATGACGAGCATTGAATTCTTGCCCTGGTTGAACGACTAGGCGCGAAGCCAGCTATGTGCTCTGTGTGGAAACGGGGCTTTTCCTGTGATCGAAACGAAAATGAAGTCATCAGAACCGCAGTTCGAAAATCTTTTTCGATGAACGTAAATTTACGCAAGGAAAGTCAGCGTTCCTTACTGCCCGGCTGATGGTACTTCTTCCTGTAAGGGACACCCATGTAAGACTTGCATTGCTTTAGAAATTTCTTCCGTAGCTTGAGCATACGTTGTGGATTTTGCAGACGCCATTTCGCCTGGGAGGCGTTCGATGACAAAATCTCAGCCTGCAAAAAGATACCGAAAAGATGACAAAAAGCTGAGTGATTCAGAAAAACACGAAAATGTAATCAAACTTTtgacaagttttaaaaagttaatatCTTTAAACGTTTACAATATCCGTAATTAACAGTCATTAGTCATGCTTTAGAGTGTAAACTATAAACACATGTCTAATTCACCACAATATGAACAACTTCACCAGCTACAACTAACGATGAGatagtgtgacgtcacagacGATAGTTGCGGGTCAAACAAATTCGTTACCAGATAGACACGTGACTTTCACGTGATTCTACTTGCTGGTAAGACTTCGCTTAGCCTTCCGCATGGTTAGTAAAACTACAGCAGAACCTATAACTTTGCTACATAGTTATTGGATGCTAATTACACACAGTGAGGTGATCCATCAAGCATGATATATAAAGTATGATTGTGATGTGAAAAACTGATTTATCTGAAACACCAAACACACGGCTTTTGCAACTTTCGACTTTCAGTGGAAATATGTACGGTTAAGGCCGTAAGCAAATCGTGAACACGCAACAAAAAGCTGGAAACGTCGCACATAGCCACGGCTCACTAACTCTTGGCTTAAAAGGTCATCAAACGGAGGTGGATGATAGGGGGAAACTCGGCCGCATCTTTACCAGACAGTGTTAGACATATCTCCAAAGCACTGAAGGATAAAGATTCGGCAGATTACCACGGAATGACACACGAAGTGCTGGAAATACTTGCACGGTGATTCACGCAACGCGTTGCAGAATATGCTCGAATTCAATAGAAATGTCACTAATCCTGATTTTAATCTGCGCAACAAATTCGCTTGCTGAGAAAGGTTGCTGGCAATTCATATATTTTTGGCTTTGCGCACTTATACAGTAACACTACGCGGCTTTCAACGGTACCAAAGCTGAGTGATACAAACCACACAATACAGCACAACGCTTAGtttaaaataactaaaacttcGAGCTACACGTCGTATATAGCGTAGAGCGATCGTTCGTGGGATTTCAGCTGTGACCAAACAAGCCCACTTGACAATCCCTGAGTATCAAAACATCGTTCCCTTCATTTAACCCCGTTGACGTGGAACGACAAGAAACCCATCAGCGGTTTTCATGGCGTCCATTTCCTGGGTTCTGGAGCGACGACAGGATTAAAATGTCACCCACAAAATGAAACCGCAGGTGGCGTAGTTTATCTGGATTTTGACCTAACTCACAGTTCTCATTAGCTTGTTCTAAAAGACAGgaaagaaaatgttgaaatcaGTGGCATGGAGTGTGACCGTAACGCACCATGTCACACTTGAATGCTTTGCTGATTCTAAAATACCAACATAAGCGCAGAATTGCTGGAAGCCCTCGAAACGCTTTTTCACAAACGCCGACTCGTATGATGGTACAAAAATTATGTCCACCATACCACTTCAAGCAGCGAGTTAAGTGCAAACTAAGCTCGCCGCAAGCTACTGCCTAACACTTGATCTTTCGTCAGATTAGGTTTGCGAAAAATACTCCAGTGATTTCAAAGCAAATACTTTAATCTAAATATATCACATAGCCAGAATTACTGACGAAATTTTCGTCGAAAAAAGTAATCGAGCTTTAATATTTCGCCCTACCTTCGACCAAGCAAGCTACTCAAAGATTGCCGCGTATACAAGCCTAGCAATGTCATATATACACCTTTCACTAATGCTTACACAAATTAACGTCTTGAACGGCACACAAAAGAATGTTAACCTTACAATTCGTTACAACGTTGAGTAAGACTAGCAACGAAAAGGCCAAACTGGTTATTACCGCTAACTAAATTGCTTCTTAACTAGCGATTACTTCTTCCGATATTGGCTTGGCGTGGTTTTCTTTTGTGCAGCGGCCTGTATGATGATAGGATGAAGTCAGCCTTTCAAAGACCGTTTTAGCCTATCCCCATTCCTCGATATCGGCTATTATTTCAGCTAGCTTATCGTCACTGGCGCTAAGGCGGTTATTCAGATGGCCGTACGCTAGTCGCCCTTTCAAACAGAGATCTGGGGTTACGCTCAGATGAACGTCGATTCCTGTAATCAGCAAGCGCTGAGAAAAAACGACCACTTTTTTTAAGCCAACCAGGTGTTTTTTGTCGGTAACAAAGAGTGGAAAATAACAGAGCATAGATAGGGCGATAATAGACAGGTCCTGTCATCCGTAACCGAAGAAAAACTTGCGGAAATTTCAACGAAACTTGCGTTACAGGTTATCACGCATATGACGTCAGCTGAGAGTTCTCTTCAGTATTCATACATAATCATTTATAGCAGCTCAATCGGTTATTACTATACACAATCATACTGCGTTTATGAAATAGCGCAAATCAAGCCAACCGTGTTTTACCAAAACGAATAAATTAGTTATGTGCTAATTGGAAATTACGGCACTCATGCCAACACCTGACACTACATAAACGGTTACTTTTCAGTTGTAAACTGCACCGACACGTTGATTTCACAAAACCCTGAAATCATCATTACCAGGCAGTATTAGACGACAATAAACGCTCCAAGACTGCCGAAATGATGGGTACAGGATCTGTATTCCGTGAGGGCGGAATTGCCACGACGAAAAATCGCCTTTTTCTACGTGTTTGTGGACCCGGAACCGTATTTATTTGCAGAAGGTCTTGACAGTTAAAAGAATCGAATTTTTCACCTCGTTTTGTTTCTCTTAGAAGTAAAATTGAGCTACGTGATGCGACGGTGCTTAAATCGAATTCTTTTCAAGGCATTTCTTTAGGAGGGAGTGACACGCGGGCGCGCAGAAATCATCGCGGGGATCACCTCGAAAAcgtatttgtttttcttagCGAGTCACAATGGAGCTCAGAGAACACAGAGGCAGCCAATTTGAAGAGCGAAATGACGTCAAGTAAAAGCCTGAAGCGCTTGAACAAACATCGAAATATCCAGGCAAGGAACAAAAAACACCCGACATTTCGTATTACTGCTGCTTAAGaatgacaaaggcaaacattAAAGATGGCCAGGCAATCGACGTGGCTACCCTTCTAGCTCGGCTGTTTACTGCAGTTACATCCTGGacaatttaaatatttcttgtaaccgatatacattttttatgaaaaactaCTGTCTGGagcatatttttaaattctgcTAAGTGCTAATGCATTAACGGCGAAACGTTGAGTCACTCACTAAGCACACAAAGTTTGCTCTTGTTTTTCTGTGCGTCCATTTCACAACGGGGCTTCGTTGCTGCGTAACCTACCGGAACAACTACACGATGTTTTATCACTACGTTTGACAAAATGGTCTCATTTCAGCAGACTATCTTGTCACACATCGTCGTCTAATTTAGCCCAAGCATTTGCTGCACGAGCTACAAGCTAATTGTAATTCCTTTTCTAATTAGCTAAAGATATTTTGATGCCTCCCTAAACTAAACGCCAGCTAAACTTCTAATTAAAACTGAACTGAAGTTAAGTGTCCATGACTTCTTAAAGCGACAGCTTTCGTCTGTAAACATGGCCAGCCGCTAACGCGTCAAACCGGTAATTACTTCGTTGCTCCATAACGTCTGGTAAAGGCGACTGCTAACTTCTACTACAATTTCGATACGACCGCGTGGTATCTTAGCACCACGTGGTTGGCGCACAACTTATTGAAAAGGGCGCCGCCAAACGTGAAGCACAAATAGGTTTGGAGCGCGCGTAAATGCGTTGGTAGGAAGAGGCGTAGGCGTTATATTAAACCATTTACTTCTTTGCGCCTTGATTTATACAATAGGCTAAAGTGATACGATTTTTTCCCGGGCGTCTTGGATTCCAAGTCGGAATTATAAAAACTGTATTGGTTAATTTGATAGGTGTGTAGAATTTCAAAAGCTGTCTGTCTCAAAACAATTAGCATTGAAAAACATCTTTGATAATACACCACCTTAGATCTTACTGGCGAATCGCGGGAATACACCAGCCTGGAAAAAATTTAACCCCTAAACAATCGTGGCATTGACTAGTATTTAATAGTCGCCACTGCACTTTTGATAAACGCATATTTTAAGCCATTTCAGTTCGCACGCTTCGCTAAATTCACCATGAACGCCAAGAGCTATGGAACGGTTCGATCGTTGCTTTTCCCAGAAGGCGAAGCACAACTATCGAATTACCGCCAAGTTAAGCATATTTACGCAActcaattttaaacattttagacTAGAAGCTGCACCACTACGATCTGATATCAACATTACGCCGCACTCCTTTATACGTTCTACACAGCCGGATgtaaaaaacgcaaaattttACCACATGGGCAGCAAGTGTGTGCAGATCGGGGTTAATCCCACGCACATTCACTCTCGACAAACGCATGGTGTGGTTTTAATACCAAGTGTGATTTGTTTTAGGTTAAAAAGTTCTACGTGGATAGGAAATTCGACATACTCAAGCAAATCGCAACGAAGTCATACAGcgaacaaataaaaaaccGAAATCGCACACGTAAATACCACATAGGTGTAACATTATAGAACTGGACACAATATTAGCAGTTTAACCAAATTCGCGCGCCTCAATACGAAACGAGTTTGGCGCACTGCTTTGCGAACGGCCAAACGACGATTAAACAAATATTGTTTGATGATTGATACGATTCAAGCACCACAGCCTGTGATGAAGCTTAAAATCGGTCATTCTGACACCTTAAGAATTTAGTGTGAAGTGACAATGCCTTCAGTGTGACGTGAAAATAAAGCTGCGTTAGTCTAGCATAACAGGCCGGCTTcagcaaaaataaactacGCGAATGATTATAAATGCA of the Clavelina lepadiformis chromosome 7, kaClaLepa1.1, whole genome shotgun sequence genome contains:
- the LOC143465410 gene encoding uncharacterized protein LOC143465410, translated to MNTVIRKKDKKPKNDKKSKKKRVSSNIVTSKASTDKVPSAKPADFYIFEGSGSPKDDKTTLQEAFCKFRDVRQAEILSSNASQAKWRLQNPQRMLKLRKKFLKQCKSYMGVPYRKKYHQPGTAAYNSSIFLDCCGLVRRALRDLSKDFGFRVGPWNQAYMLDTLPIVVENEQDMKPGDLVFISAVYFNEKMRRQPHDMVHVEVWLGDGHKTIGARWHKGRIQVFDSYKFESTSYHSMEYHFRSIDTWLQGNCVSHCQRHPWKRSDHFKPSKRSIFFSNRLNPTAQSDPRCDVTNEGSDGEDASDNEEARPGASMFVEGISTAGGNEELMPQNANNEAQIISFNQEIPRPPVTTLDSAVVAQTEAESTQISFQSSSVVQCSLPAPIMTSELTETTSSPDQSSQESSASDELQAVDGANTPVHSVLNLRKPMYFFTTKRIHPGGCSDSEPSRDLASSVEELLHHAEDLNASETDQVTACVANTVMQRALTELVSEQSNK